Proteins from a single region of Anthonomus grandis grandis chromosome 10, icAntGran1.3, whole genome shotgun sequence:
- the LOC126741605 gene encoding uncharacterized protein LOC126741605 isoform X2 — protein sequence MAPALGLSAILDDEVLSFDVVSSTGSMIVISNRLPFVLQRNKDGQLVRKASAGGLVTAVAPVVINGNGFWVGWPGIHLENPKEPIPESDPEDITPTAGLKSDKVIAVQMDPVVFDSYYNGCCNATFWPLFHSMPDRASFKGEHWKNYVIANKEFAECTLKALRQLPKNQAEVPLIWVHDYHLMLAANWIRQYAEEEGIACKLGFFLHIPFPPWDIFRLFPWSDEILQGMLACDMVGFHITDYCLNFVDCCQRNLGCRVDRKNLLVEHGGRTVRVRPLPIGIPFERFVELAEKAPKVISTNQKIILGVDRLDYTKGLVHRLLAFEKLLEKHPEHLEKVSLLQISVPSRTDVKEYQDLKEEMDQLVGRINGRFTTPNWSPIRYIYGSLSQDELASFYRDSAVGLVTPLRDGMNLVAKEFVACQINVPPGVLIVSPFAGAGETMHEALICNPYEIDDASEMIHRALTMPEDERILRMNYLRRREKLNDVNYWTKSFLSAMGSLQTQDDHDEVGSILMPAVTLDDFDEYLAKYIGDSLKLALLLDYDGTLAPIAPHPDLAIIPAETKKVLERLSNLSDVYIAIVSGRNVDNVKQMVGIEGITYAGNHGLEILHPDGTKFVHPMPTEFHHKVGELMKQLQETVCRDGAWVENKGALLTFHFRETPHHLRADLESQAKKMIEDAGFTVGKAHCAIEAKPPVQWNKGRASIYILRTAFGVDWSERIRIIYVGDDATDEDAMLALKGMAATFRVTSSHIIKTSAERRLPSTDSVLTMLKWVERHLSKRKPSIDSSNYRRNSLAKAVTSAVQIEMSMQVPTTSANSTPPSPKESSNSLKCLVPNQSNNSH from the exons ATGTGGTCTCCTCCACTGGGAGTATGATCGTCATCTCCAACAGGTTGCCATTTGTACTGCAAAGGAACAAGGATGGACAATTGGTGAGAAAAGCCAG TGCTGGTGGTTTGGTGACGGCCGTAGCACCAGTGGTGATTAACGGAAATGGGTTCTGGGTCGGGTGGCCTGGCATCCATTTGGAAAACCCAAAAGAGCCTATTCCAGAGAGTGATCCGGAAGATATTACACCGACTGCCGGACTTAAATCTGACAAG GTAATAGCAGTTCAAATGGACCCAGTTGTCTTTGACTCCTACTATAATGGATGTTGCAATGCTACTTTTTGGCCGCTGTTCCACTCTATGCCGGATAGGGCCAGTTTCAAAGGTGAACATTGGAAAAACTACGTTATCGCCAACAAAGAATTCGCTGAGTGTACCCTAAAAGCTCTCAGACAGCTACCGAAGAACCAAGCCGAAGTACCTTTAATATGGGTGCACGATTATCATTTGATGTTAGCTGCTAATTGGATTAGGCAG TATGCAGAAGAAGAAGGAATCGCGTGCAAATTAGGTTTTTTCTTGCACATTCCCTTCCCACCATGGGACATATTCCGTCTGTTTCCATGGTCAGATGAAATCCTGCAGGGTATGCTTGCGTGCGACATGGTTGGATTCCATATTACGGACTACTGTCTAAACTTCGTGGACTGTTGCCAAAGAAACTTAGGTTGTCGTGTCGATAGGAAAAATCTTTTAGTCGAACATGGTGGAAGAACTGTCAGG GTGAGACCGCTACCAATAGGAATACCTTTCGAGCGATTCGTCGAACTAGCAGAAAAGGCACCAAAGGTGATTTCCACAAaccaaaaaatcattttgggtGTTGACCGACTAGATTATACCAAAGGATTGGTGCACAGGTTATTggcttttgaaaaattattggaaaagcATCCTGAGCACTTGGAAAAGGTGTCTTTATTGCAAATTTCTGTTCCCTCAAGAACGGATGTTAAGGAGTATCAGGATTTGAAAGAAGAAATGGATCAGTTGGTAGGAAGAATCAACGGAAGGTTTACCACACCAAACTGGTCACCCATTAG ATATATTTATGGAAGTTTATCGCAAGATGAATTGGCTTCATTCTACAGGGACTCTGCCGTAGGATTAGTTACTCCTTTAAGAGACGGTATGAATTTGGTGGCAAAGGAATTTGTTGCCTGTCAAATAAATGTTCCTCCAGGTGTACTTATTGTTTCACCATTTGCCGGTGCTGGTGAAACTATGCATGAAGCTCTTATATGTAATCCTTATGAGATTGATGATGCTTCTGAAATGATCCACag agCTTTAACAATGCCAGAAGATGAAAGAATCCTTCGCATGAACTACCTCAGAAGACGAGAAAAACTAAACGACGTCAATTATTGGACCAAAAGCTTTTTAAGTGCTATGGGTTCTCTTCAAACCCAAGATGATCATGATGAAGTTGGCTCTATTTTAATGCCTGCTGTTACTTTGGATGATTTTGATGAATATCTTGCGAA atatattgGAGATTCCTTAAAACTTGCTTTACTTTTGGATTATGATGGTACATTGGCTCCAATAGCCCCTCATCCAGATTTGGCTATCATTCCTGCTGAAACTAAAAAGGTATTGGAAAGACTGTCTAATCTTTCCGACGTGTATATTGCAATTGTTAGTGGAAGAAATGTTGATAATGTTAAACAAATG GTTGGCATTGAAGGTATTACATATGCAGGTAACCATGGCTTAGAAATTTTACATCCAGATGGTACTAAATTCGTTCATCCAATGCCAACGGAGTTTCATCATAAAGTTGGCGAGTTAATGAAGCAATTGCAGGAGACTGTGTGTCGTGACGGAGCTTGGGTGGAAAATAAGGGAGCTCTACTCACTTTTCACTTCAGAGAAACACCTCATCATTTAAG gGCCGATTTGGAGTCTCAAGCAAAAAAAATGATAGAAGATGCCGGGTTTACCGTGGGAAAAGCCCATTGCGCCATCGAGGCGAAACCTCCTGTTCAGTGGAATAAGGGTAGAGcatctatttatattttaagaactgCATTTGGAGTGGATTGGAGTGAAAGAATACGAATTATTTATGTGGGTGATGATGCCACCGATGAAGATGCTATGTTG gcattaAAAGGTATGGCAGCAACATTTAGAGTAACTTCGTCCCACATAATTAAAACATCGGCTGAAAGGCGTTTGCCGTCTACTGATTCCGTACTTACTATGTTAAAATGGGTAGAGCGACATTTAAGTAAAAGAAAGCCCTCCATAGATTCCAGTAATTATAGGAGAAATTCATTAGCCAAGGCTGTCACGTCTGCGGTCCAAATTGAAATGTCAATGCAG GTTCCCACTACGAGCGCCAACTCTACTCCACCCTCGCCTAAAGAAAGTTCTAACTCTCTAAAATGCTTAGTCCCAAACCAATCGAATAACTCtcattag